The following are from one region of the Desulfurispira natronophila genome:
- a CDS encoding NCS2 family permease, with protein MLESLFKLSARKSNVRQECTAGITTFVTMGYIIFVNPSMLSSTGMNFNAVLFATCVSAAIATLLMGLYANYPFALAPGMGINAYFTYGVVLGMGYDWQTALGAVFISGIAFIILTLVRARELIMNSIPMGIKIGTVTGIGLFIAFIGLKNAGIIVENPATLVSLGNLTNAPVLVSIFGILAISVLVARKIRGAILWGILASTILAIMMGVSQVPDSVFGTPSLSDVSTTFLQMDIKAAITIGLLEIIFVFLFVDIFDSIGTITGLSKQAGYLDENGKLPNADKTLMADGVGTTVGACLGTSTVTAYIESASGIAEGGRTGLTAVVVGICFLLALLFTPIIGAVPAVATAPALIIVGAMMLQNITDLKFKDMSEVIPAFLTMIMMPLTFSIATGLAFGFISYPIIKTLSGKVREVSFMVWLLAALFVLRFIFLSE; from the coding sequence ATGCTCGAATCGCTCTTCAAGCTTTCTGCTCGCAAAAGTAACGTTCGTCAAGAATGTACGGCCGGGATCACCACCTTTGTCACCATGGGCTACATCATCTTTGTTAACCCCAGTATGCTTTCCAGCACTGGTATGAATTTTAATGCAGTCCTCTTTGCCACCTGTGTATCTGCGGCCATTGCTACCCTGCTCATGGGGCTTTACGCCAACTATCCCTTTGCTTTAGCTCCTGGCATGGGCATCAATGCCTATTTTACGTATGGTGTAGTTTTGGGTATGGGTTATGACTGGCAAACGGCCTTGGGAGCCGTCTTTATTTCGGGCATTGCCTTTATTATCCTGACCTTGGTAAGAGCCCGTGAGTTAATCATGAACTCAATTCCCATGGGGATTAAGATAGGAACCGTAACCGGTATCGGGCTCTTTATTGCCTTTATCGGCCTGAAAAATGCCGGCATCATTGTGGAAAATCCGGCCACTCTGGTGAGTCTGGGGAATCTCACCAATGCACCGGTTTTGGTAAGTATATTTGGTATTCTGGCTATCTCGGTCCTGGTGGCTCGCAAAATTCGCGGCGCCATTTTGTGGGGCATACTCGCATCCACTATCCTCGCTATCATGATGGGAGTTTCGCAAGTTCCAGATAGTGTCTTCGGTACTCCTTCACTCAGCGATGTGTCTACCACCTTTCTTCAAATGGATATCAAAGCAGCCATAACCATTGGTCTGCTGGAAATTATTTTCGTATTCCTCTTTGTGGATATTTTTGATTCCATAGGAACCATTACCGGCCTGAGTAAGCAGGCCGGCTATCTCGACGAGAATGGCAAACTGCCCAATGCCGACAAGACTCTTATGGCTGATGGGGTGGGTACTACCGTAGGTGCCTGTCTGGGCACCAGCACCGTGACCGCCTATATCGAAAGTGCTTCGGGTATTGCCGAAGGTGGACGCACCGGCCTCACGGCGGTGGTGGTGGGTATCTGCTTTTTGCTGGCCCTGCTCTTTACGCCAATTATCGGTGCCGTACCCGCTGTGGCCACGGCTCCTGCTCTTATCATTGTGGGAGCCATGATGTTGCAAAACATCACCGATCTCAAGTTTAAGGATATGAGTGAGGTCATTCCCGCTTTTTTAACCATGATTATGATGCCCCTGACCTTCAGTATAGCTACCGGTTTGGCCTTTGGCTTTATCTCTTACCCCATCATCAAGACTCTCTCGGGAAAGGTTCGCGAAGTGTCATTCATGGTGTGGTTGCTGGCAGCTCTCTTTGTGCTGCGATTTATTTTCTTGTCCGAGTAA
- the hcp gene encoding hydroxylamine reductase has translation MSMFCYQCSMSMPNGCGSGGQTTGSCGKDENLARLQDIMIYGLKGIAAYRVQADHYGADCKAIDDVVNETLYFTLTNSNFNFDQHVGQVMKVGQTAVDMMTHLDKAHTDTYGQPQPVKVPQNRVEGKAIIVSGHDHHALRKLLEQSEGKGVNVYTHSEQLPSHAYPELSKYRHLKGNVGKAWFDQKDLFSKFNGAILVNTNCIVPPKGKDYADRVFTYAQVGIEGATHIENDDFTPLINKALELPETNWQSDETVVTGHHHSVILSLAPQIVEAVKGGKIRRFFVIAGCDAPGKAGDYYRELARQVPEDCVVITSSCGKYRFNDLEFGNVPGTEIPRLLDLGQCNDSIGGVIVASKLAEVFECGVNDLPLSIVLSWMEQKAVAILLGLLSIGVKDIRVGPRAPEFFNEDITNFLVENFDLKLTGDPAEDLKDMLG, from the coding sequence ATGAGTATGTTTTGTTATCAGTGCTCCATGTCTATGCCAAACGGCTGCGGTTCCGGTGGCCAAACCACTGGTTCCTGTGGCAAAGACGAAAACCTCGCCCGACTGCAGGACATTATGATTTACGGCCTGAAAGGCATTGCCGCCTACCGCGTTCAGGCAGACCACTACGGTGCAGATTGCAAAGCCATTGATGACGTAGTTAACGAAACTCTGTACTTCACCCTTACGAACTCCAACTTCAACTTTGACCAGCACGTGGGTCAGGTGATGAAAGTTGGTCAGACGGCCGTTGACATGATGACCCACCTGGATAAAGCACATACAGACACCTATGGCCAACCCCAGCCGGTAAAAGTACCGCAAAATCGTGTGGAAGGAAAGGCCATTATCGTCTCCGGTCACGATCACCACGCACTGCGTAAATTGCTGGAACAATCTGAAGGCAAGGGAGTCAACGTCTACACCCACTCCGAGCAGCTCCCCTCCCACGCCTATCCAGAGCTGTCAAAGTACCGCCACCTCAAGGGAAACGTCGGCAAGGCCTGGTTTGATCAAAAAGATCTGTTCAGCAAGTTTAACGGCGCCATCCTGGTAAACACCAACTGCATCGTCCCCCCCAAAGGCAAAGACTATGCTGATCGCGTCTTTACGTACGCCCAGGTAGGCATTGAAGGCGCCACTCACATTGAAAACGACGACTTCACCCCTTTGATCAATAAGGCCCTGGAGCTGCCGGAAACCAACTGGCAGTCTGATGAAACAGTCGTTACCGGCCACCACCACTCTGTCATCCTCTCGTTGGCTCCACAAATTGTAGAAGCTGTCAAAGGTGGAAAGATTCGACGGTTCTTCGTAATTGCCGGTTGCGACGCTCCCGGCAAAGCTGGCGATTACTACCGAGAACTGGCGCGCCAGGTTCCTGAGGACTGTGTAGTTATTACCTCTTCCTGTGGCAAGTACCGCTTTAACGATCTGGAGTTCGGTAACGTCCCGGGAACAGAGATTCCCCGCCTGCTGGATCTGGGCCAGTGCAATGACTCCATTGGTGGCGTTATTGTGGCCAGCAAGCTGGCAGAGGTTTTTGAGTGCGGCGTTAATGACCTGCCCCTGAGCATCGTGCTGTCGTGGATGGAGCAAAAGGCTGTGGCTATTCTGCTGGGACTGCTGAGCATTGGTGTCAAGGATATCCGTGTTGGTCCTCGCGCCCCGGAGTTCTTCAACGAGGACATCACCAACTTCCTGGTGGAGAACTTCGACCTCAAACTCACGGGTGATCCCGCAGAGGATCTCAAGGATATGTTGGGGTAA
- a CDS encoding Crp/Fnr family transcriptional regulator has protein sequence MDKAAALNAFQKQFLGEVDDALSATLLEATTLVYKQKRDILFHEGDPGEYVYFLQQGNIRLFRTTDQGKETVVHFVQSGELFAEILLVGHQQYPVSAMALEPCVVLGISARRLRQAVERNPDMALRYIGLLTQRLKHLVTMVEQLSSRDVQDRFLVYVEHLAKEHRLKTVKLPVPKGELALLLGTTPETFSRVLKKLAEDEIIQVQGREITLLRRGATGI, from the coding sequence ATGGATAAAGCTGCGGCACTGAATGCATTTCAAAAACAGTTTCTGGGAGAAGTAGACGACGCTCTGTCTGCGACCTTGTTGGAAGCCACAACGCTTGTGTACAAGCAGAAGCGGGATATCCTTTTTCACGAGGGAGACCCGGGGGAGTATGTTTACTTTCTCCAGCAAGGAAATATTCGCCTTTTCCGTACCACTGACCAGGGAAAGGAGACAGTGGTGCACTTTGTGCAGTCCGGAGAGCTTTTTGCAGAGATACTTCTGGTGGGGCATCAACAGTATCCCGTCAGCGCCATGGCCCTGGAGCCTTGTGTAGTCCTGGGAATCAGTGCTCGCCGTTTGCGGCAGGCGGTGGAGCGCAATCCTGATATGGCCTTGCGTTATATAGGTCTGCTGACCCAGCGCCTCAAACATCTGGTAACCATGGTGGAGCAGCTTAGCTCCCGGGACGTGCAGGATCGCTTTCTCGTGTATGTGGAGCACTTGGCCAAAGAGCATCGCCTGAAGACCGTTAAGCTACCAGTCCCCAAAGGGGAGTTGGCTCTGCTGCTGGGCACTACCCCTGAAACCTTTTCTCGGGTTTTAAAAAAACTGGCTGAGGATGAGATTATCCAGGTTCAGGGTCGGGAGATTACCCTGTTGCGTCGTGGAGCCACCGGAATCTGA
- a CDS encoding GGDEF domain-containing protein, whose amino-acid sequence MNIIRATIVPCATLLLLLIVLPASHARDSVTLQLSWYHQFQFAGYYAALEKGFYQEEGLDVTIREGGGAIQAVQAVLERNADFGVHSADLLIKASKGEPLVALAPVFQQSAYVLIVESSSPIQTPQDLEGRTVMISQEKRGEFLAMLHKAGLSVGDVNLIPKDTSALVKLASQEVDAISGNVAADPIMLEQMGLNVRIIQPSQHSVDVYGDTLFTSRNMVERNPQLVEAFIRATVRGWEYAFAHQDEMVDLIASRYNTDKSREHLHHEAQSLKQLILPDLVQIGHVNPDRWKNMARLFSEAGLMGSSEWSMEDFLYNVDFPPTYGNYFWLVWVLVGLILVVLVALLLLYLFNKRLRHDVATRTDKLDQMNRALIREITERRQVEEELRNNLQFLGAFLDTIPSPVFYQSEQGVYLACNDAFAKDLLGLDKSDVEGRSLGDFNDLLPTDDIERELERDRQLFSDKLPQAYEANFTVHTGECHNFAFSKVAYYGVSGKFQGIIGVMLNITSIRNAERELQEQELRLHHMKYHDSLTGLPNRLRFYEYLRQHLHSSRLQSDFAAVMVLSVDRFREINKQVGNRGGDEALQILASRLQSCVRGDDMVARVDGDTFAIFLGDIDDESVPDIVLERIQSYVSTGVAIAPSRQINITVSVGVSFAPRNGTSAEELTRRAEQAMEEVKRSGGNGIKHAQG is encoded by the coding sequence ATGAATATCATCCGTGCTACTATTGTGCCTTGTGCAACACTCCTCCTGCTCCTGATCGTTCTGCCCGCCTCCCATGCTCGGGATTCAGTGACCTTGCAGTTGAGCTGGTACCATCAGTTTCAGTTTGCCGGTTACTATGCAGCGCTGGAAAAAGGCTTTTACCAAGAGGAAGGCCTTGATGTTACCATCCGGGAAGGTGGGGGAGCTATCCAGGCTGTTCAGGCAGTACTTGAGAGGAATGCTGACTTTGGGGTCCATTCGGCTGACTTGCTTATCAAAGCATCGAAGGGCGAGCCTCTGGTAGCTCTGGCTCCTGTTTTTCAACAATCAGCCTATGTGCTCATAGTGGAAAGCAGTTCGCCCATTCAGACTCCCCAGGACCTTGAAGGTCGAACGGTGATGATAAGTCAGGAAAAACGGGGGGAATTTCTCGCCATGCTGCACAAAGCAGGTCTCTCCGTTGGTGATGTTAACCTGATCCCCAAGGATACCTCAGCACTGGTAAAGCTTGCCAGTCAGGAGGTTGATGCCATAAGCGGAAATGTTGCGGCAGACCCGATTATGCTGGAACAAATGGGTTTGAATGTGCGCATTATCCAGCCTTCTCAGCATAGTGTAGATGTGTATGGCGATACGCTTTTCACTTCACGAAACATGGTCGAGCGTAATCCGCAGCTGGTTGAGGCCTTTATTCGTGCCACGGTCAGGGGGTGGGAGTATGCGTTTGCCCATCAGGACGAGATGGTTGATCTGATTGCCAGCCGTTACAACACCGACAAGAGCCGAGAGCATCTCCACCACGAGGCACAGTCACTTAAGCAACTTATCCTGCCGGATCTCGTGCAGATCGGCCATGTGAACCCTGATCGCTGGAAAAATATGGCACGCCTTTTTAGTGAAGCAGGCCTTATGGGCAGTTCCGAATGGTCAATGGAAGATTTTCTCTACAATGTTGATTTCCCGCCCACCTATGGCAACTATTTTTGGTTGGTGTGGGTACTTGTAGGCTTAATTTTAGTAGTTTTAGTGGCATTGCTTTTGCTTTACCTGTTTAACAAACGATTACGGCACGATGTTGCCACACGTACTGACAAGCTGGATCAAATGAATCGCGCCCTTATTCGAGAGATTACCGAGCGACGTCAGGTAGAAGAAGAGTTGCGCAACAATCTCCAGTTTCTGGGAGCCTTTTTGGATACGATTCCCAGTCCAGTCTTTTATCAAAGTGAACAGGGAGTGTACTTGGCCTGCAATGACGCTTTTGCCAAAGATTTGCTGGGCCTGGATAAGTCCGACGTTGAGGGCCGCTCGCTGGGGGACTTCAATGATCTGTTGCCTACCGATGATATTGAGCGAGAGCTGGAGCGAGATCGACAATTATTCAGCGATAAACTACCACAGGCCTACGAAGCCAACTTTACTGTCCACACAGGAGAGTGTCACAACTTTGCCTTTAGCAAGGTTGCCTACTATGGGGTTTCCGGAAAGTTCCAGGGAATCATCGGTGTTATGCTCAACATCACCAGTATTCGAAACGCTGAACGTGAGTTGCAAGAGCAGGAGCTACGTCTGCACCATATGAAATATCACGACAGCCTCACGGGGCTGCCCAATCGTCTTCGTTTTTACGAATATCTGCGACAACACCTGCACTCATCACGTCTCCAATCTGATTTTGCAGCGGTTATGGTTCTCAGTGTCGATCGTTTTCGTGAGATTAACAAGCAGGTAGGGAATCGTGGTGGTGACGAGGCTCTGCAGATTTTGGCCAGCCGCCTGCAAAGCTGTGTGCGGGGAGATGATATGGTAGCAAGAGTTGACGGTGATACTTTTGCCATATTCCTTGGTGACATTGATGACGAGTCGGTTCCAGATATTGTCTTGGAGCGTATTCAGAGTTATGTTTCTACGGGTGTCGCTATTGCTCCGTCGCGTCAAATTAATATTACTGTCAGCGTTGGGGTCAGTTTTGCGCCCCGCAATGGTACTTCAGCTGAAGAACTGACTCGCAGGGCTGAGCAGGCTATGGAAGAAGTGAAACGGAGTGGTGGGAATGGTATCAAGCACGCTCAGGGGTGA
- the mobB gene encoding molybdopterin-guanine dinucleotide biosynthesis protein B, with protein MLNLPTRQAENPVFTNVNNIPVIGFIGSSGSGKTTIIEKVIQYLVAEAVKVGVIKHDAHRFDIDKPGKDSWRFREAGSQTTIISSDTMIALQRRINHPASLDNLLAYFHEEELVIVEGHKSAPHPKIEVYRSKNGKPLQYQNFQGVIAIAAPRHDHHQLLSSKLPLLDLDDCRAIVDFIYKYLR; from the coding sequence ATGTTAAACTTACCTACAAGGCAGGCGGAAAATCCGGTGTTTACCAACGTCAATAACATACCTGTCATTGGCTTTATCGGCTCGTCCGGCTCCGGTAAAACCACTATTATTGAAAAAGTTATACAGTATCTTGTCGCTGAGGCTGTGAAGGTAGGAGTGATCAAGCACGATGCTCACCGTTTCGATATAGACAAGCCTGGCAAAGATTCGTGGCGCTTTCGAGAAGCCGGTTCCCAAACCACGATTATTTCCAGCGATACGATGATCGCACTACAACGACGCATCAACCACCCTGCTTCCCTTGACAACCTGCTGGCGTATTTTCACGAAGAAGAGCTCGTTATCGTCGAAGGCCATAAATCCGCTCCTCATCCCAAAATAGAAGTCTATCGCAGCAAAAACGGCAAGCCTCTCCAGTACCAGAATTTCCAGGGCGTTATTGCTATAGCGGCACCGCGCCATGATCATCATCAGCTGCTTTCGTCAAAATTGCCGCTGTTGGATCTCGATGATTGCCGTGCCATCGTGGACTTTATATATAAATATTTACGGTAG
- the moaC gene encoding cyclic pyranopterin monophosphate synthase MoaC — MNLTHFDQHGNAIMVDVSRKDDTVRIARATATVIAQTSTIDMIRQGSHKKGDVLGVARVAGIMAAKRTGDLIPMCHPIPVEGVNVDFEVGTDQVTVTTEVRTTYKTGIEMEAIVAASIAAATIYDMCKAVDRGMEITDVKLTYKAGGKSGVYQRQ; from the coding sequence ATGAACCTCACCCACTTTGACCAGCACGGCAACGCCATTATGGTGGACGTCTCTCGCAAGGACGACACCGTCCGCATCGCCAGGGCTACCGCCACTGTCATAGCGCAGACCAGTACTATTGATATGATCCGCCAAGGGTCTCACAAAAAAGGGGATGTTCTGGGAGTAGCACGTGTGGCTGGAATCATGGCCGCCAAGCGAACCGGCGATTTAATCCCCATGTGCCACCCCATTCCGGTTGAGGGTGTCAATGTTGACTTTGAAGTGGGTACCGACCAGGTCACCGTTACCACGGAAGTGCGCACCACCTACAAGACTGGCATTGAGATGGAGGCCATAGTGGCTGCTTCCATTGCCGCAGCCACCATATATGACATGTGCAAAGCCGTTGACCGGGGTATGGAAATCACGGATGTTAAACTTACCTACAAGGCAGGCGGAAAATCCGGTGTTTACCAACGTCAATAA
- a CDS encoding metal-dependent transcriptional regulator — protein sequence MSQSEISPSMEDYLETIYNLVQENKVARTRDIAAALAVKMPSVTSALRKLSELGMINYDPYQYITLTAEGEVHAQQTLQKHETLSEFFHKIVKLEQPRAAELACTLEHHMDMEDLEKFAQVLKDQSKS from the coding sequence ATGAGTCAATCTGAAATCAGCCCTTCCATGGAAGACTACCTGGAGACTATATATAACCTGGTGCAGGAAAACAAGGTTGCCCGCACCAGGGACATAGCGGCTGCCCTGGCAGTGAAAATGCCGTCGGTTACCTCCGCACTTCGCAAGCTTTCAGAATTGGGTATGATCAATTACGATCCCTACCAATACATTACCCTGACTGCTGAGGGTGAAGTGCACGCCCAACAAACCCTGCAAAAGCACGAAACTCTCAGTGAATTTTTCCATAAGATCGTAAAACTGGAGCAGCCACGAGCTGCAGAGCTTGCCTGTACGCTGGAACACCATATGGACATGGAGGACCTGGAAAAATTTGCCCAGGTACTCAAGGATCAATCCAAGTCCTGA
- a CDS encoding isochorismatase family protein — MTRKLDRSNTLLLVIDIQGKLAQIMPRREQILRNTAIAIQGFHILQAPVCCTEQYPKGLGHTDPAITEHLNASDPVLEKITFSACTDEVNKLLSEKHIQNVVVCGIETHICVFQSVRALVENGYGVFLLQDAVGSRSEENYQNGIDLARQMGAIITNTESVLFDLLGQAGSDEFKQISRLVK, encoded by the coding sequence ATGACAAGAAAACTTGACCGGTCAAACACTCTTTTGTTGGTCATCGACATACAGGGCAAGCTAGCACAGATTATGCCACGCCGTGAGCAGATACTGCGCAACACGGCCATTGCCATACAAGGTTTTCACATTCTTCAGGCTCCTGTTTGCTGCACCGAGCAGTACCCTAAAGGTCTGGGGCACACTGACCCTGCTATCACTGAGCACCTGAATGCAAGTGATCCCGTACTGGAAAAAATAACGTTCTCAGCCTGTACTGACGAAGTAAATAAGCTTCTGTCCGAAAAGCACATACAAAATGTCGTGGTCTGTGGCATAGAAACTCATATCTGCGTATTCCAGAGCGTACGCGCCTTGGTAGAAAATGGCTACGGTGTATTTTTGCTCCAGGATGCTGTGGGCAGCCGCAGTGAGGAGAACTACCAGAATGGCATTGATCTGGCGCGCCAGATGGGAGCAATTATTACCAATACAGAAAGCGTACTCTTCGATCTTTTGGGTCAGGCGGGATCTGACGAGTTTAAGCAGATATCGCGCCTGGTAAAATAA
- a CDS encoding DMT family transporter produces the protein MAILYQKRQKSKEVWIFMATTGFWLIIISALAHVMWNAFLKSTRDKTSAIAIMMLITVVVLVIYTAALGEMDHVFNLPVMLTALASGFFFFLYQFFVAKSYANGDLSAVYPLTVTGPIYIPLWGYLFLDERISLIGFVGIVIILYGAVSIQANCLSFSRWRRIGATGGASFALLAAFFYSFGAVADKVGVTVGVVSAYTLNVCVFMLILHMGWMVWSRSGGNFLREIRLQPWVLLAGGFTLAISILTFRYGLQDVPASYATALRQVSSLFSILIGFFIFRETFGITRVLATALIIMGVVLIRMG, from the coding sequence ATGGCAATACTATACCAAAAACGACAAAAATCAAAAGAGGTTTGGATTTTTATGGCCACAACCGGGTTTTGGCTCATCATTATCAGCGCTTTGGCCCATGTCATGTGGAATGCTTTTCTGAAAAGCACTCGGGACAAGACCAGCGCTATCGCAATTATGATGCTCATTACCGTGGTGGTGCTGGTAATCTACACAGCAGCTCTGGGTGAAATGGATCATGTTTTTAATCTGCCCGTAATGCTCACTGCGCTGGCATCCGGCTTTTTCTTTTTTCTTTACCAGTTTTTTGTGGCCAAATCTTATGCCAATGGAGACCTGAGTGCCGTCTACCCTTTGACAGTCACAGGTCCCATCTACATACCACTGTGGGGCTATCTCTTTCTTGATGAGCGCATAAGTTTAATTGGCTTCGTTGGGATTGTGATTATTCTTTACGGGGCGGTGAGTATTCAGGCCAATTGCCTTAGCTTTTCCCGCTGGCGTCGTATTGGGGCAACTGGTGGTGCCTCCTTTGCTTTGCTGGCAGCGTTTTTCTATTCTTTCGGCGCTGTTGCCGACAAGGTTGGGGTGACGGTGGGGGTAGTTTCTGCTTATACTCTGAATGTGTGTGTCTTTATGCTGATACTGCATATGGGGTGGATGGTTTGGAGTCGCAGTGGCGGCAATTTCCTTCGCGAGATCAGACTACAGCCCTGGGTGCTGCTAGCGGGAGGCTTTACTCTTGCGATATCTATTTTAACATTTCGCTATGGCCTGCAGGACGTCCCAGCCAGCTATGCCACGGCCCTTCGGCAGGTGAGCAGTCTGTTCAGTATTCTTATCGGTTTCTTTATCTTTCGCGAGACATTTGGTATAACCCGCGTATTGGCAACTGCCTTGATCATAATGGGAGTTGTACTTATTCGCATGGGGTGA